CATTGAGGAGGCCCGAGGTGTTGTTTTCAAGCCTGATGATATTCTGCGGCATTACCAGCGGTGCTGATGAAATGAGCATGGGCATGTCGCCCGTCGAGTAAACGCCATTTACAGAGAGTGCCGGCTCGAGCCTGCTCCTCGCCTCGCCGGTCTCGGCCTGCGTGGACTTGACCCCGGCCCGGGCAATTTTCAGCCGCGGTGAATTCTGAAATCCCCTTTCGATGGCACCTTTCATGTCGAGGGGGCCTTCGATTGCAGGCTCGTCAGAAGAACAGGGGGAGGCAAAAAGCAGCAGAAGAATGAGCGTGGAGAGCGCCAGCTTCATCAAGGCTCTTTCACCTCCGCTTCATCTTCCCGGACAGGCCATATCCATGGCTTTTTTAGGAAGACGCGATGGATCCATGCGATGAGATCATCGACATAGGTGTGCATGATTGGAATGTCAAAAAGGCTCAGGATTGTCCCCATGGCAAGGCCGCCTATGATGACCGTCCCCAGTGGAGAGTATGCATCCATCCCGGTCTTCGGGAAGAGGGAGACTGGAATCATCACGGCGATGGTGATGAGGGAGGTCATCAGGATGGGGCGAAGACGCGTGGGGCATGCCTCGATAATGGCTCTGTTGCGCTCCATCCCATGATCACGGTTTTTCATTATCATGTCGATAAGGAGTATGGCGGTGGTGATGTCCATGCCGGTGAGCACGATGACCGCCATGATGGAGACGGTGGAGAAGCTCTGGTGGGCGAGCCAGAGGGCTATGAATACACCGGAGAGCTCCAGGGGAATGGAAAAGATCATCTGCAGGGGCTGCAGGAATCCCCGGAACTGGGCCACCAGGATCAGGAATATGAATATGAGGGCAAGCAGGAGGCCAAAAAGGAGGCGGCGGAACGAGTCCATCATCTGCGTCATGTCACCGCGCATCTCTATGCCATAACCGGGCGGAAAATTCACTTTCGCGATGGCATCCATGACGATATTCATTGAGAGATCCATCGACGTGGGGTACCCTATGCGGTAGTAGCCCATGATGGTGACAACGCGGCGAAGGCCGTCATGCTCAATGAGGCTTGGGGCGCTGAGGGATTCGATGGAAGCCAGGGATTTCAGAGGAACACTTTTTCCGTCAGGCGCCACAAGCTGGATGTTCCCGAGATCCTCACTGGTGCGGCGATCACCCTCCCGGTATCTTATCAGTATGGTATTCTGGCGGATATTGGGGAGGCGGTAGAATTCATCGGTAAGGCCGCCCCTGGTGGCATAGTACACCTGCTGGGAGACAGCCTCGGGTGAAAGCCCCGCTTCGGCCGCCCTCACGGGGTCAACCTTGATGCGGTACTCGGGCTTCGAAAGTGACCAGGAAGAGGCTACCTGGAATATACCGCGAGTTTTTGCCGCAATACCGGTCACTTGAGCACCCAGGCGATCGAGATATGCCAGATCCTTGCCAAATACCAGGATCTGAATGGGGGCCGAGGAAGTAGCCATGACATCGGAGCCCATCTCTTTTATCTGGAGGCGCCTGATGCCTGGGATCGTTGCGGTTGCTTCCTTCTGAACCGAATCCATGATATCCCAGATGGTCTTTTTCCGCTCATCCTTGTCGCTTAAGGTTATCATGAAAGAGGCCGAGTTCACGGCAGGCATGGAATAGCCGGTAAAAAAGGGGCTGAAGGATTCGAACATCGTCTCGACGCCTATTTCCGTAGAGACTGATTTTATCTCGGGATGCTTCTTCATGATCTCCTCGACTCTCCCCGTCGCTTCCTCGGTGCCTTTGAAGGAGGTGCCCGGCTGCATTTCCAGAATCCCGTATGCCTGGCCGACATCGGCCAGCGGCATCATCTCGCTCCCGATGAAATAATAGAAGGCGAAGCCGATAATGACGGTGGCAAGGATGCGCGCAAGATTGGAGAAGCGGTGCCTGAGCATCCAGGCAATGACCCGGCCATAGCCTTTTTCCATTCTTTCCAGGAGATTCTGGATGGGATTCAGGATCAGGCGATAAGGAAGAGATTTTTTTTCACCTTCCCGCTCCTCTTCGGGGCGCAGTAATTTCGAGGCAAGCAGTGCCGTGAGGGTGAAGCTCACAAGCGTCGAGGCGAGAAGGGCGAAGATGAGAGGCCATACGAGCTCGACAAACATGGCCTGCACGATGCCGCCGCAGAAAAGCAGGGGAACCAGGGCCAGGATGAGCACCGAGGTAGAGGAGAGGACGGCCAGGCGCACCTCGGTTATACCATCTATCGTCGCGGTCCTGGGGTCCTTGCCCATGCGAAGGTGGCGCTCGACGGCATGTATGTCGATGATCGAGTCATCAACCAGGCGGCCGATTGAGATGAGCAGGCCGATAAGAGTGCCGCTGTTGAGTGTCATCCCCATCGGGAGAAGGCAGAGGATGGCGATGGCAAGCGACGTGGGAATCGTGAGGAGAGAAATGAGGGCACCGCGCCATTCCCCCAGGAACAGCAGCACCACGAGACCGGTGAGGAGAACCGCCACGAGAAGCTCCTCAAACATATTCCTGAAAAGGATGTTCACGAAGTGGGAGTTATCATAGGCAACCTGAAAACGGATTCCCGGGTTCTCTTTTTCGAGCTGCCTGAGGCGCTTCATGAGCTGCGGGACGATCCTTGCCGATGAGGCCTCTGGATTCTGGATTATGGAAACCTCGATGGCAGGCTCGGTCTTCCCGTCATGGACATAGTGGTAAGCGCTTCTTCTTTCCCAGTATGTATCGAGCACCTGGGCCACATCTTTCACATAGACGATGCGGGGGAAATCCTTGTCCTGCGGTGAAGAGTCTTGTTCACGGCCGCCGGGAGAGAGGCTCATCGAGGCAATGGGAAAATTCATGATGTCGCGGGCGGAGAGCGCCCTGTTATCGACACGCACGATGGCTTCTCTCGTGCCCTGGGTGATCGACCCTGCAGAACGGCTCACGTTAAAAGAATCAATGGCTTTCCTGACGTCCAGCAGGGAGAGATTCCTGGATGCAAGCCTGTCCCGATCGACAATGACCTGGACCTGCCTGCGGTACCCGCCGAAGGGCACCACGGAAAAAACATTCTCCTCGGTCTTGAGAATGTTGCTCACCGTGTTGTCGGCGAATTCCCTGAGGCGCACCGGGTCCCACCCCTCTCCCGTAAGGGCGACTGAGAGGATGGGAATATTGAGAGGATCGATAGGGAGAACCCACGAGGGCTTCAGGTTCGCCCCGGTGACGGGGAGGTTTGCCTGGATGATGTTCATGAGAGCCTGGACATCGAAAAGGGCCTTCTTCATGTCGGTGCCGTATGAGAATTCCAGTGAGACTATGGAGAAGCCGTCCTGCGAGGTGGAGCGGATGTAGCGGAGATTCCTTACCGACACGAGCTGCTCCTCGATGGGCTTGCTGATATACATCTCCATCTCCTGGGCTGAGAGGCCGGGCATGGTGGTGACGACACCTATGAGGGGGCTCTGGACATAGGGCATCATGCGCCGCGGAAGGGTATAGAATATGGCGAGCAGGGCAAGCACCACGACGCCGAGGTAAAATGAGATTATGGCGTAGGGATGGCTGATGGACCATTCCGAGATATTCATTGCCCTCCGGCGGATATGCTTCTCCGCGCTCATCTGTGTACCAGCTTCATTCCGCACTTCGGGCAGCTGCCGGGCTTGCTGGAAATGACCTCGGGGTGCATGGGGCAGGTATACTGCTTTTCCATCGGGGATTTTCCGGCTTCCGGGGAACGGGACTGCATGGGCGATTCCACGGGCATTCCATGCATGGCTCCGGGCATGGGCGATTCCGCGGGCATTCCCGGCATGCCGCCGGGCATTGATCCGTGGGGCCCGGGCATTTTTTCGGGGCCTCCCCGTCCCCATGCAGTCGGCGTCACCATATTACCATTCTGCAGATCCTCTATCCCATCGACGGCTATCTCATCTCCTTCCTTCAATCCTTCGATAATCTGAGTATCGGTGCCGTCAGATAGTCCCCGCTTCACGGTGGTGAGATAGACATGGAGGCCGCCGGTGCTTTCCCTGGGGATGAGAACCATGCCACACTTGGGGCAGTCGCCGGGCTTGCGGGTGATGACCTCGGGGTGCATGGAGCAGGTATAGAGGGAGACTTCCCCATTTC
The Candidatus Eremiobacterota bacterium genome window above contains:
- a CDS encoding efflux RND transporter permease subunit, with the translated sequence MNISEWSISHPYAIISFYLGVVVLALLAIFYTLPRRMMPYVQSPLIGVVTTMPGLSAQEMEMYISKPIEEQLVSVRNLRYIRSTSQDGFSIVSLEFSYGTDMKKALFDVQALMNIIQANLPVTGANLKPSWVLPIDPLNIPILSVALTGEGWDPVRLREFADNTVSNILKTEENVFSVVPFGGYRRQVQVIVDRDRLASRNLSLLDVRKAIDSFNVSRSAGSITQGTREAIVRVDNRALSARDIMNFPIASMSLSPGGREQDSSPQDKDFPRIVYVKDVAQVLDTYWERRSAYHYVHDGKTEPAIEVSIIQNPEASSARIVPQLMKRLRQLEKENPGIRFQVAYDNSHFVNILFRNMFEELLVAVLLTGLVVLLFLGEWRGALISLLTIPTSLAIAILCLLPMGMTLNSGTLIGLLISIGRLVDDSIIDIHAVERHLRMGKDPRTATIDGITEVRLAVLSSTSVLILALVPLLFCGGIVQAMFVELVWPLIFALLASTLVSFTLTALLASKLLRPEEEREGEKKSLPYRLILNPIQNLLERMEKGYGRVIAWMLRHRFSNLARILATVIIGFAFYYFIGSEMMPLADVGQAYGILEMQPGTSFKGTEEATGRVEEIMKKHPEIKSVSTEIGVETMFESFSPFFTGYSMPAVNSASFMITLSDKDERKKTIWDIMDSVQKEATATIPGIRRLQIKEMGSDVMATSSAPIQILVFGKDLAYLDRLGAQVTGIAAKTRGIFQVASSWSLSKPEYRIKVDPVRAAEAGLSPEAVSQQVYYATRGGLTDEFYRLPNIRQNTILIRYREGDRRTSEDLGNIQLVAPDGKSVPLKSLASIESLSAPSLIEHDGLRRVVTIMGYYRIGYPTSMDLSMNIVMDAIAKVNFPPGYGIEMRGDMTQMMDSFRRLLFGLLLALIFIFLILVAQFRGFLQPLQMIFSIPLELSGVFIALWLAHQSFSTVSIMAVIVLTGMDITTAILLIDMIMKNRDHGMERNRAIIEACPTRLRPILMTSLITIAVMIPVSLFPKTGMDAYSPLGTVIIGGLAMGTILSLFDIPIMHTYVDDLIAWIHRVFLKKPWIWPVREDEAEVKEP